One genomic region from Populus nigra chromosome 8, ddPopNigr1.1, whole genome shotgun sequence encodes:
- the LOC133702289 gene encoding histone H3.2, with the protein MARTKQTARKSTGGKAPRKQLATKAARKSAPATGGVKKPHRFRPGTVALREIRKYQKSTELLIRKLPFQRLVREIAQDFKTDLRFQSSAVAALQEAAEAYLVGLFEDTNLCAIHAKRVTIMPKDIQLARRIRGERA; encoded by the coding sequence ATGGCTCGCACTAAGCAAACAGCGAGAAAGTCCACTGGAGGGAAAGCCCCAAGGAAGCAACTAGCCACGAAGGCAGCCAGGAAGTCAGCTCCAGCCACCGGAGGAGTGAAGAAGCCCCACCGTTTCAGGCCAGGAACAGTGGCGTTGAGAGAGATCAGGAAGTACCAGAAGAGCACGGAGCTGTTGATAAGGAAGCTTCCATTTCAAAGGCTGGTGAGGGAAATAGCCCAAGATTTCAAGACAGATTTGAGGTTCCAAAGCAGCGCGGTGGCAGCCCTTCAAGAGGCGGCAGAGGCGTATCTTGTTGGGTTGTTTGAGGATACCAACTTGTGTGCTATTCATGCTAAGAGGGTAACCATTATGCCTAAGGATATCCAATTGGCCCGAAGGATTAGAGGAGAGAGGGCTTAA